The DNA sequence GTGGTGGGCGCGGGCGGCCTGGGCTGCCCGGCGCTGCTCTATCTCACTGCCGCAGGCGTGGGCCACATCGGCATCATCGACCATGATGTGGTGGATGTCACCAACCTGCACCGCCAGGTGCTCTATGGCATGGATGACGTGGGCCGGCCCAAGGCCGAAGCAGCGGTGGACCGGTTGAGGAAGCTGAATCCCCATGTGCGCTTCAGCATCCATCACACCAGGCTGACCAGTGCGAATGCCCGCGATCTCATCCAGCGATACGATGTGGTGGCCGATGGATCGGACAATTTCCCCACGCGCTATCTGGTCAATGACACCTGTGTGCTGCTGGACAAGGTGGATGTGCACGCGGGCATCTACCGGTACGAAGGGCAGCTCAGCGTGTTCAATCGGCCCGGATCGGACGGCCGGTGCGGCCCCAACTACCGTGATCTTCATCCGCGATCGCCTGCACCTGATGCGGCGGCCGATTGCAGCGAGGCCGGCGTGCTCGGCGTGCTGCCCGGTATCCTGGGTACGATGCAAGCCCTGGAGGTCATCAAAGTGATCACCGGTGTGGGTGATACGCTCCATGGAAGGGTATACCTCTTCGATGCCCGCACCTTCACTTCTCGCACGATGGCGTTGCCCCGTGATCCCGCCAACCCGTTGACCGGTGAGCATCCCACACGAACGCGACTCGTCGACAACGAGGCTTTCTGTGGTGCGAAGGATCCCGCGGAGGAGCAGACTCGAATGGAGATCGGACCGTTGGAACTGAAGTCATGGATGGATCGTGGGAAGCTCTTCCAACTGGTGGATGTGCGTGAAGGGCACGAACGAGCCATGATGCACATCGGAGGTGACCACATTCCGCTGGACCTGATGCCCGACCTGCACGAGCGCATCCGCCGCGATCGTCCGGTGGTCTTCTATTGCCGCAGTGGTGCGCGCAGCGCGATGGCCATTCAATGGCTGCGCGAGGCACATGGTCTCCAGGGATCGCTCAACCTCAAGGGCGGCATGCTGGCCTGGGAACAGGAGGTGGTCTCAGGACCGCCAGCACCATGATGGATCGCATCGCCTTGGTTTGACCGGTGCCGCAGGTCACATCTTCTTGTCCTCGCCTCGTTCAACTTTGCGCCCCAGACCCCATCCATGAGTTCCATCGGCCAACACCTGCTCGGGATCCTCCTGGCCGGTGTCATTGGCGTAGCCGGCCATTTCGCGTCGGCCTGGTCGCTTGTGCCGGTCAATGGTATCCTGCTGGCCCTGCTTCTGGGTGTGCTGGTGGGCAATCTGGTGCGTTTACCGGTCGCCATCAGGCCCGGTGTGGCCTTCACCAGCGGCCGCCTGCTGGAGGTCTCCATCCTCTTCCTCGCGTTCGGCATCAACTACACGCACATCGCCGCACTGGGCGTGAAGGCCTTCAGCATCGTGGCCCTCGTGGTCTTCGCCATGGTGCTCATCACCTGGCGGTTGGCCACGGCGGTGCGCTGCCCCGGAGCCACCGGCTGGCTGGTGGGTTTCGGCACGGCCATCTGTGGCTCATCGGCCATTGCGGCGCTGGCGCCTGTTGTCACGAAGAACAAGGAGGACGTGGGCATCGCCATGGCCGTGGTCAATCTCTTCGGCAGCCTGGGCATGATCGTGCTGCCGATGCTGCTGATGGAACTGGACCTCGATGCCGCGCGCATGGGCCTGCTGCTGGGCGGCACGCTGCACTCGGTGGGCAACGTGGTGGGCGCGGGCTATGCGATCGACAATGCCGTCGGCGAGGCCGCTGTCACCATCAAGCTGGCCCGTGTGGCCCTGCTCTCACCGGCC is a window from the Flavobacteriales bacterium genome containing:
- the moeB gene encoding molybdopterin-synthase adenylyltransferase MoeB encodes the protein MAGAELIPDEQRRYARHLALPDFGSEGQRKLKDASVLVVGAGGLGCPALLYLTAAGVGHIGIIDHDVVDVTNLHRQVLYGMDDVGRPKAEAAVDRLRKLNPHVRFSIHHTRLTSANARDLIQRYDVVADGSDNFPTRYLVNDTCVLLDKVDVHAGIYRYEGQLSVFNRPGSDGRCGPNYRDLHPRSPAPDAAADCSEAGVLGVLPGILGTMQALEVIKVITGVGDTLHGRVYLFDARTFTSRTMALPRDPANPLTGEHPTRTRLVDNEAFCGAKDPAEEQTRMEIGPLELKSWMDRGKLFQLVDVREGHERAMMHIGGDHIPLDLMPDLHERIRRDRPVVFYCRSGARSAMAIQWLREAHGLQGSLNLKGGMLAWEQEVVSGPPAP
- a CDS encoding putative sulfate exporter family transporter; the protein is MSSIGQHLLGILLAGVIGVAGHFASAWSLVPVNGILLALLLGVLVGNLVRLPVAIRPGVAFTSGRLLEVSILFLAFGINYTHIAALGVKAFSIVALVVFAMVLITWRLATAVRCPGATGWLVGFGTAICGSSAIAALAPVVTKNKEDVGIAMAVVNLFGSLGMIVLPMLLMELDLDAARMGLLLGGTLHSVGNVVGAGYAIDNAVGEAAVTIKLARVALLSPALILFNVLVNHGRVERWQQHFRLPWYLWGFVAITIIGSLTPLPPELIRTMGTIGQLALTIAMAAIGLQVSFGELYRSGRKGLGFGLIIFAIQLCLVAGLVWLL